One Calditrichia bacterium DNA window includes the following coding sequences:
- a CDS encoding ADP-ribosylglycohydrolase family protein, with protein sequence MKISWISPEDLLTHELRQRSEEGLDVREFGRRWETIRESGETADAIRDAARKLHNELQLLSPPDELLKNEPSELPAIRAARPENPLRLPAANRAESALVDRISGGWLGRSAGCLLGKPVEKTPRAGIREMLVASGNWPLSDYITAKGVPDHLLKKYPWNRHSGRESLRENIVCMTEDDDMNYPMINLSVLETAGANFRTEDIAEAWLSLMPVLRSFTAERIAYINCLQLIDPPETARVNNPFREWIGAQIRADVWGWISPGNPGNAAALAWRDARLSHVQNGIYGEMFFAAVIAAAFACNDPAELLQHGLNQIPANSRLAEAIRFVLQLPSREPDFEAAVDRIYERFGDFHWVHTINNAALVAAALLFSNGDFETAICNVVMGGWDTDSNGATVGSIMGTMLGEQRLPAKWIDPLNDRIRSSLRGFDNSSIRELARRTYRLVL encoded by the coding sequence ATGAAAATCAGTTGGATCAGCCCGGAAGATTTGCTCACCCACGAATTGCGGCAACGCAGCGAGGAAGGTTTGGATGTCCGCGAATTTGGTCGGCGCTGGGAAACCATCCGGGAATCCGGTGAAACCGCCGATGCGATCCGCGATGCGGCGCGAAAGCTGCACAACGAGCTGCAATTGCTATCGCCGCCGGATGAATTGTTGAAAAACGAACCGTCGGAGTTGCCGGCAATCCGGGCTGCCCGCCCGGAAAATCCGCTGCGGCTACCCGCTGCCAATCGCGCCGAAAGTGCGTTGGTCGATCGCATTTCCGGCGGCTGGCTCGGTCGCTCTGCGGGCTGTTTGCTCGGCAAACCGGTCGAAAAAACGCCGCGCGCAGGCATCCGAGAAATGCTGGTTGCCAGCGGCAACTGGCCGCTTTCGGACTACATCACCGCGAAGGGTGTGCCGGATCATCTGCTCAAAAAATATCCCTGGAATCGCCACAGCGGACGGGAATCATTGCGGGAAAACATCGTCTGCATGACCGAAGACGACGATATGAATTACCCGATGATCAACCTTTCCGTGCTGGAAACCGCCGGTGCAAATTTCCGGACGGAGGATATCGCGGAGGCATGGCTGTCGCTGATGCCGGTGTTGCGCAGTTTTACTGCGGAGCGCATCGCTTACATTAACTGTCTGCAACTGATCGATCCGCCGGAAACGGCGCGGGTCAACAATCCGTTTCGCGAGTGGATCGGTGCGCAAATCCGTGCGGATGTTTGGGGATGGATTTCACCCGGAAATCCTGGAAATGCGGCGGCGCTGGCCTGGCGCGATGCACGGCTAAGTCATGTGCAAAACGGTATTTACGGCGAGATGTTTTTCGCAGCGGTGATTGCAGCGGCGTTTGCCTGCAACGATCCGGCGGAACTGCTGCAGCACGGATTGAACCAGATTCCCGCAAATTCCCGGCTGGCGGAAGCGATCCGTTTTGTGCTACAACTGCCATCGCGCGAGCCGGATTTCGAAGCCGCGGTTGACCGGATTTATGAGCGATTCGGCGACTTTCACTGGGTTCACACGATTAACAATGCAGCGCTGGTTGCGGCGGCGCTGTTGTTCAGCAACGGCGATTTTGAAACCGCGATCTGCAACGTGGTGATGGGTGGTTGGGACACGGACAGCAATGGCGCCACAGTCGGCTCGATTATGGGAACGATGCTCGGCGAGCAACGCCTGCCCGCCAAATGGATCGATCCGCTGAACGACCGCATCCGCAGCAGTTTGCGCGGATTCGACAACAGCTCGATCCGTGAACTGGCGCGGCGGACGTATCGGTTAGTGTTATAG
- a CDS encoding ADP-ribosylglycohydrolase family protein, translated as MISKSELLKNKALCRDRAIGSLVGLAIGDSFGDAARTPENHFMFGITMDFQDGKTWSTDDTEFALLTANTLIESGGELTPEHVLSAWKNHVLVQSEFPRGGASEREAALNIKRGLLPPETGRFNSYNISDGAAMRVGPIGIVNAGDPARARQQAEIDAQISHWRDGIWGAQAVAAAVATAMADGTVDEIVAAAVDAAPADSWLRHTLEKSLAIVDGAASLEEAWMPLHHALVTEYKAAVPEAVSEAICVFKLTGGDFRKGIIYGSNFGRDSDTIAAIVGAISGAKCGLSGIPPAWAEKCRYPSGTCLAFTKGLDIFDLGQKLSDLIG; from the coding sequence ATGATCAGCAAATCAGAATTACTGAAAAATAAAGCGCTTTGCCGCGACCGCGCGATTGGCAGTCTGGTGGGATTGGCGATTGGCGATTCCTTCGGCGATGCCGCGCGCACGCCGGAAAACCACTTTATGTTCGGCATTACGATGGATTTTCAGGACGGCAAAACCTGGTCCACCGATGACACGGAATTTGCGCTGCTCACCGCCAACACGCTCATCGAATCCGGCGGCGAACTGACGCCGGAACACGTGCTTTCCGCATGGAAAAATCATGTACTCGTGCAAAGCGAATTCCCGCGCGGCGGCGCCAGCGAACGGGAAGCGGCGCTGAACATCAAACGCGGATTGCTGCCGCCGGAAACGGGGCGATTCAATTCTTACAACATCAGCGACGGCGCGGCGATGCGCGTTGGCCCGATCGGGATTGTCAACGCCGGTGATCCGGCACGTGCCCGCCAGCAGGCGGAAATCGATGCGCAAATCAGTCACTGGCGCGATGGCATCTGGGGCGCGCAGGCGGTTGCGGCGGCGGTTGCCACGGCGATGGCCGACGGCACCGTCGATGAAATTGTGGCTGCCGCAGTTGATGCCGCACCGGCGGATTCCTGGTTGCGCCACACGCTGGAAAAATCGCTGGCGATTGTCGATGGCGCGGCATCGCTGGAAGAAGCGTGGATGCCGTTGCATCACGCGCTGGTCACCGAATACAAAGCCGCGGTGCCGGAAGCGGTCAGCGAGGCGATTTGCGTGTTCAAACTCACCGGCGGCGATTTCCGGAAAGGCATCATTTACGGCAGCAATTTCGGGCGTGATTCCGACACGATTGCCGCAATCGTCGGGGCAATCAGCGGTGCAAAATGCGGACTTTCGGGCATTCCGCCGGCGTGGGCGGAAAAATGCCGCTATCCATCCGGTACCTGCCTCGCCT